The region GATGGTGCTGCGAGAACATGCTTACCTATTAAATGTTCAGGATTTCTTCCGCTTACAACCGAGAGAAATAAAATTGCATCGGCAAATGATGAAACCTGTGTAATACTGCCGGGAAAAATAATAACAGGTAAGTTAGTGTTGATCTTTACTTTTTCAAGGAAAGATTCAAAATCACCATTAATCATCAAACTGCCACCTACTAAAAAGCCATCAACTCCGGATTTTAGACAATGTTTTAAGAAATCACTTAATTTATTTTCTGAAAGCTTATCAGGATCAAGGAGAATTAAATAGGCAGCTCCTTTTTCCTTTATTGTATTTAGCAGGTGATCGTAAATCTTCATAATTATTGAATTAATGTTGATTTAATATAGGAATTTAGGCTTTTAGATAAAAGATAGAGTTGTTAAAGATTCACATTATTGTGAATATAATAAATCCCAACAACTGTTTTAGCATCTTTGATTTTAACAGAGATATTCCTCTTTACAATTTCTTCCACGGTCAATTAAAGGCAAATGTTAATTGTTTTACTTTCTTTTGACAATTAAATGACAACTAAACAATCAAGATTCAATAAGCTTACAGTAGTTCAAATCAGAAATTATAAAAACAATTATGAAAACAATTATAAAAATATTATTGATTGTAGCCGGTTTTAACTCTTTTGAGCTTATTTCACAAACATCACCAGTAAATAATGGAATTTTTTACCCTAGTGAAACTCTTGTTTATAAGGTAAAGTGGACATTTCTCAGAATCGGAACAATCACAATCAAAACAATACCTTACGAAGGTAATGCTGATTGTATTAAAGTCAGTATGCTTGTGGAATCAAATCCTTCAATTCCATTTGTAGATATTAGAGAATACAATGAGAGCGTTATAGATCGTGAGTCATTAATGTCCAACTCATTTTATGGTTTTTATAGAAACGGCAGTGATGAAGTAAAATACACAACTGAATACGATAAAGAATCCAAGACATCTGTCTCGAAAGTTTTTGATGTAACTAACCATCGCCTGATTGATTCAGTTAAGATAAATAAATGTCCCCGCTATTTAGATGGTCCATCATTATTCTTTTTTACCAGAGCTAATTCAAAACAGATTAAGGTTATGAATGTTCCTACAATAATTGAAAGCAAAATAGAAAACACAAAATTAATTTTTACCGGTAACAAAGAAGAAATTGAAATTGATGCTCTTGATTATCCTGTGATGTCCAATCAGTATTTTGGATTTGCTGATTGGGAAGGTGGAACTTCGCAAAACTTATCCGGTGAATTTATGGGGTGGATAAGTAACGATGAAGCCGCAATCCCGCTTTATGCCGAAGTTAAAGTGCTTCTTGGCAGCTTAAAGATTGAATTGGAAAGCTGGAACAGAGGTAACTGGCACAAACAATTAAGTGCAGATGGTACAAGATAATTTCTACTAATAATTAAAAGAAAGATGTGTTATGAATACTCAATTATTAAACAGAAACAATGTTTATTCAAACATTAATTTTCTGATCATATCTTTAATAGTTTTTTATTTGGGATTAGGAATTTTATTTAATTCTTCAATCTCTAATTTCAACTCAGTTTTCATAGAGTTATTCATTCTCTTAATAGGTGTTTTTATTGCCTTTAAAACAATTGCCTGGATAAAGGGAAAGGCTTTGCAAGCAGCTTTACAAACATTCTTTGTTTTACTGTTCTTCGCTTACTTTTTTGGATTATCATCCAACTTTCAACTGGTCTTTCATCACAACTGGCTTGATGCAAACCTTATTGCTTTTGATAAAATGGTTTTTGGAAATGAAATGTCATTAATACTAGAAAATATCATTTCACCCTATTTAACAGAAACAATGATGTTTGCTTATGTATCATACCTTCCATTGCTGATAATTACAGCCGCTGTTGCTTATAAAAGCGGAAAAGAAAAAGGAGCTGCAGAATACCTTTCGGTAATTTCTCTTTGTTATGTATTTTGTTATTTAGGCTTCATCTTGTTCCCGGTTGCAAGCCAAACTTATTTTATGCCAGAAAAATATTCTGTTCCGCTTTCTGGTGGTATGTTTACGTACACTTCTGAATTAGTCAGAAATAATTTTCATTTCCCCGGAGGAAGTCTCCCAAGCCCACACTGTACGGCTGCTACGGTTATTCTTTGGGCTTGCTATAAGTACAATAAAAATGTTTTTTTTATCATTCTCTTCCCTGTAATCCTTTTATATATCTCAACTGTTTATGGAAGATTTCACTATGCGCTTGATTCATTAAGTGGAATAATAACCGGCTTTCTATCAATAAAAACATATCCGCTTGTTATCAGGATCATAAACATTATAAAGAATTTCTTTAATAATATTCTTCATCCGGTATCTGCACAAAATTCATTAAGTGAATAATGGTTAATAATTATGAATGCTAAGATGAAATGTATGGTAACCGGCGGATCAGGATTAATAGGTAACAAGCTAATCGAAAAATTATGCAGTGAAGGTTATACAATTCATGCATTATGCAGAAGCACATCAGATACCAGCAGCTTGACTCATCCAAATATTAAAATTTTTATAGGAGATATTCTTGACAAAACAAGTATTGAAAAAGCAATGTTTGGATGTGAAGCAGTATATCATCTGGCAGCGTACGCCCGTAGTTGGGCTAAAGATCCGAATATTTATTATGAATATAACACCCAAAGCTTGATAAATATTTTAGATATATCATTGAAGTACAATCTTAACCGCGTGCTGTTTACTTCTTCAAGCATAGTATTGGGTAACTCAAATGGTAAACCTAATGATGAAACAAACTTAAGATCTATCCCTCCTTTAACTGTCTATGAAGATTCAAAATTAAAAGCTGAAAAAGTTATTGAACAATATTTAAACCTTGGGATGGATATAATTAGTGTGTATCCGACAAGACCATTTGGACCCGGGTTATTGGTCGAAAGTAATGCATTATGCGTTTTAATTGATCTTTACTTAAAAGGTAAATGGAGAGTAATACTGGGAGATGGTAATGCAATTGGCAATTATGTTTTTTTAGATGATGTTGCAAGCGGAATGATAAACGCTATGAAGCTTGGTAAAAAGGGAGAAAGATACATTCTTGGAGGAGATAATCTATCACTAAATAAATTCTTTTCTTTAGTAACTGAAATTTCAAACAAAAAATATCGAATGTTTCATGTTCCTGAAAAAGCTGCTTTGCTTATCAGCAAAATAGAAGAATACCGGGCAAGAGTTTCAAATCATTATCCTTTGATTACACCAGGGTGGGTAAAAACTTTTTGTTTAGACTGGAGCTTCTCATCGGACAAGGCAATTAAAGAAATTGACTATAAAATTACACCATTTGAAGATGCTCTTAACAAAACTGTTATGTGGTTAGTATCAAAAGAAATGAGACATTAGTTATGAATACATTAAACACTCTGAATTTAAAGCGCGTCATCTCAAATGATGAATTAAAACCAATAGTTGTTTTAATTGTTTCAGTTTTTATTCTGGCGATTCATAAATGTTTCGGAACAGTTCAATTCATAACAAAAAGTTTTCCGGATATATCAGAATACAATTCGGTTATAAGCATGTTTGTATTAACTTTTATACTTCTGGCTATCATTCCTTTACTCTTGATTAGATTCCTTTTTAAAGAATCTTTAAGAGAGTATGGACTGAATATCGGTGATTGGAAAAAAGGGATTAAATCAATAGCTGTCTTTTATCCTTTAATTGCTGCATTTGTTTTGTACCCATCTATTTACGATGAAGAATTGTTGAACTTTTATCCTCAATCAAAAGAAATAGCTGGTTCAACATCTGTGTTCATAAAATTTGAAGCCATCAGAATTTTACTTTTTTATTCAGGCTGGGAAATTTTCTTCAGAGGGTTTATGCTGTTCGGTTTACGAAAGTACGTTGGTGATTCAATAGCAATCTGCATACAGATTATCCCCTCTTGTCTTTGGCATATTGGGATGTCAAACGGAGAAATTTTTGCTTCAATTTTTGGAGGAGTATTATTTGGATTTATGTCTTTAAGAACAAAGTCTGTCATATATCCATTTATACTTCACTCTTTAATCGGTCTTACTCTTGATTTATTTATTGTTCTTAGTGTGATACAACAGGAAGGAGTTCTGAAATGAAAGCACTTGTAACCGGTGGAACTGGATTTATCGGAAGCCACTTGATTGAAAAATTATGCTCAAGTAATATTTCTGTTAAATGTATTTCGAAGGATTATCTTAATTCGGATCAATTAATGCATTTAGATATTGAATTGATTATAGGTGATATTGAAAATGGCTCATTGTCAGAAAATATTCTGGATGGCATTGATATAATATTTCATGTCGCAGGTGTTACTCATGCTAAATCAAAAAATGATTATTATTCCGGCAACTATCTTGCAACAAAAAAACTAATTGAATTTTGCGCAAACAGTAATCATAACATAAAAAGATTTATTTATATAAGTAGTTTAACGGCAGTCGGACCATCATTAACTGGAACTGAAGTCAATGAGAACACTCCATACCACCCTATTTCTGATTACGGAATCAGTAAAATGATGGCTGAATATGAAATTCTTAAATACCGTAACAAAATTCCAATAACTATAGTGCGACCATCGGCTGTTTACGGTCCGAGAGAAAGAGGCTTTTACAAGTATATGAAATCAATAAATCATGGAATCCAACTCCAGATAGGTTTAAACAAAAAATATCTGAACCTGATTTATGTTGATGATCTTGTTGACGGTATTACATTAGCTGCTCTAAAAAATCAGGCAGAGGATGAAATTTATTTCCTTGGGTCTGACACTTCCTATCCCAATGAAACAATTGGTAATACAATTGCTGAGATTTTAAATAAAAAGCCATTGAATATTCATCTTCCTCATTGTATTGTTTTTGGGATTTGCAGTACTACTGAGCTGATTGGCAATTTATTTAATAAGCATGTTTTACTTAACCGGCAGAAAGCAAGAGAGTTGACTCAGAATAGCTGGGCGTGCTCAATCGAAAAGGCAAAAAAACATTTGGGTTTTAATCCTAATACTTCACTGCATGAGGGATTTTTTCAAACATATTGCTGGTATAAAAAAATGGGATGGCTATAAACAAAATTGAAAAATAAATTAGATGTCGCATTGAGCAAAATCGAAATATAGTATCAGGCTTCAACTACGCTCAGACTGACAAATGGGTGTCACGTTGAGCGAAGTCGAAACGTGACTTTAAGATGAGAATAATTAGTATCAGGCTTTGTCTCCGCTCAGACTGACAAATGGGTGTCACGTTGAGCGAAGTCGAAACGTGACTTTAAGATGAGAATAATTAGTATCAGTCTTCGTCTCCGCTCAGCCTGACAAATGGGTGTCGCATTGAGCGAAGTCGAAATGCGACTTAACATTTAATAGAGTTTACAGAAAGCTGTTGTTAAATAGATTCAGGACTTAGTGTTTGTTACAGAATAAAAATTAAATGCTCCTTAATTATCATCCTTCGCTTTTAACAGATCTAACTCTAATCAGGAGAATAAAAAGAGATACTTGTTTAAGGTCTTAATGGTTATTTAGTTATTTGATGTTGGTA is a window of Ignavibacterium sp. DNA encoding:
- a CDS encoding DUF3108 domain-containing protein; the protein is MKTIIKILLIVAGFNSFELISQTSPVNNGIFYPSETLVYKVKWTFLRIGTITIKTIPYEGNADCIKVSMLVESNPSIPFVDIREYNESVIDRESLMSNSFYGFYRNGSDEVKYTTEYDKESKTSVSKVFDVTNHRLIDSVKINKCPRYLDGPSLFFFTRANSKQIKVMNVPTIIESKIENTKLIFTGNKEEIEIDALDYPVMSNQYFGFADWEGGTSQNLSGEFMGWISNDEAAIPLYAEVKVLLGSLKIELESWNRGNWHKQLSADGTR
- a CDS encoding phosphatase PAP2 family protein, whose amino-acid sequence is MNTQLLNRNNVYSNINFLIISLIVFYLGLGILFNSSISNFNSVFIELFILLIGVFIAFKTIAWIKGKALQAALQTFFVLLFFAYFFGLSSNFQLVFHHNWLDANLIAFDKMVFGNEMSLILENIISPYLTETMMFAYVSYLPLLIITAAVAYKSGKEKGAAEYLSVISLCYVFCYLGFILFPVASQTYFMPEKYSVPLSGGMFTYTSELVRNNFHFPGGSLPSPHCTAATVILWACYKYNKNVFFIILFPVILLYISTVYGRFHYALDSLSGIITGFLSIKTYPLVIRIINIIKNFFNNILHPVSAQNSLSE
- a CDS encoding NAD-dependent epimerase/dehydratase family protein; protein product: MNAKMKCMVTGGSGLIGNKLIEKLCSEGYTIHALCRSTSDTSSLTHPNIKIFIGDILDKTSIEKAMFGCEAVYHLAAYARSWAKDPNIYYEYNTQSLINILDISLKYNLNRVLFTSSSIVLGNSNGKPNDETNLRSIPPLTVYEDSKLKAEKVIEQYLNLGMDIISVYPTRPFGPGLLVESNALCVLIDLYLKGKWRVILGDGNAIGNYVFLDDVASGMINAMKLGKKGERYILGGDNLSLNKFFSLVTEISNKKYRMFHVPEKAALLISKIEEYRARVSNHYPLITPGWVKTFCLDWSFSSDKAIKEIDYKITPFEDALNKTVMWLVSKEMRH
- a CDS encoding CPBP family intramembrane glutamic endopeptidase, translated to MNTLNTLNLKRVISNDELKPIVVLIVSVFILAIHKCFGTVQFITKSFPDISEYNSVISMFVLTFILLAIIPLLLIRFLFKESLREYGLNIGDWKKGIKSIAVFYPLIAAFVLYPSIYDEELLNFYPQSKEIAGSTSVFIKFEAIRILLFYSGWEIFFRGFMLFGLRKYVGDSIAICIQIIPSCLWHIGMSNGEIFASIFGGVLFGFMSLRTKSVIYPFILHSLIGLTLDLFIVLSVIQQEGVLK
- a CDS encoding NAD(P)-dependent oxidoreductase, with the translated sequence MKALVTGGTGFIGSHLIEKLCSSNISVKCISKDYLNSDQLMHLDIELIIGDIENGSLSENILDGIDIIFHVAGVTHAKSKNDYYSGNYLATKKLIEFCANSNHNIKRFIYISSLTAVGPSLTGTEVNENTPYHPISDYGISKMMAEYEILKYRNKIPITIVRPSAVYGPRERGFYKYMKSINHGIQLQIGLNKKYLNLIYVDDLVDGITLAALKNQAEDEIYFLGSDTSYPNETIGNTIAEILNKKPLNIHLPHCIVFGICSTTELIGNLFNKHVLLNRQKARELTQNSWACSIEKAKKHLGFNPNTSLHEGFFQTYCWYKKMGWL